The Carassius gibelio isolate Cgi1373 ecotype wild population from Czech Republic chromosome B9, carGib1.2-hapl.c, whole genome shotgun sequence genome includes a region encoding these proteins:
- the LOC127965491 gene encoding putative methyltransferase DDB_G0268948, with product MAVRLFEDKEHANSYWKYRISPSVELIDKVLQFHRSNKNSANDLAVDVGCGSGQGTLLLAPHFTRVVGIDISPAQLEMGRKHVNVSNISYRESPAEELPFEDGSVDLVTTMSAFHWFDHSRFLQEAHRVLKPHGCLAVLNYTMDMELSYGDCSETLNHICKEFYAALHPFRSPCLGSCPFELYKKTYDSLQYPVKKRQDIFWVRKPVPVSGYIGMVETFSTYQTLLKKDPEEARRLSQDTEQRLLRAMGVTSSETEVIVGIKYFYFLACKPAND from the exons ATGGCTGTACGTTTGTTTGAGGATAAAGAACACGCAAACTCATACTGGAAGTACAGAATTTCTCCTTCTGTAGAGCTCATCGACAAGGTTCTACAGTTCCACAGGAGTAAT AAAAATTCAGCCAATGACCTGGCagtagatgttggctgtgggtCAGGGCAGGGAACGTTGCTCCTAGCACCACATTTTACTCGTGTGGTCGGGATAGACATCAGTCCTGCTCAGCTGGAGATGGGGAGGAAACATGTAAACGTTTCAAACATCTCTTATAG GGAGAGTCCAGCTGAAGAACTGCCTTTTGAAGATGGATCTGTCGATCTTGTGACCACCATGTCTGCATTCCATTGGTTTGACCATTCACGTTTTCTTCAGGAAGCTCACAGAGTGCTTAAGCCTCATGGGTGCCTTGCAGTTCTCAACTACACCATGGACATGGAGCTGAGCTATGGAGACTGCTCAGAGACTTTAAACCACATCTGTAAAGAG TTTTATGCAGCCCTGCATCCTTTCCGGAGCCCTTGCCTAGGTTCTTGCCCCTTTGAACTTTACAAGAAAACATACGACTCTCTCCAGTATCCAGTCAAAAAAAG GCAGGACATTTTTTGGGTGAGGAAGCCCGTCCCTGTCTCTGGCTACATCGGCATGGTGGAGACTTTCTCCACTTACCAGACACTCTTAAAAAAAGATCCAGAAGAGGCCAGACGACTCTCACAGGACACTGAACAAAG ACTGTTGCGTGCAATGGGTGTGACATCCTCGGAGACAGAAGTTATCGTGGGAATTAAATACTTCTACTTTCTAGCCTGCAAGCCTGCAAATGATTGA